From Psychroflexus torquis ATCC 700755, the proteins below share one genomic window:
- a CDS encoding MBL fold metallo-hydrolase, whose product MKNNVLKVTFLGTGTSQGVPIIGSDHPVCLSKNPKDKRLRVSVLLEWEDFSYVIDCGPDFRQQMLANNVKKIDGILFTHEHNDHVIGLDDIRPFYFRQGNISIYSHKRVLESLKQRFQYVFETENKYPGAPTLDTTIIDDSPFLIGNKEVIPMNVYHPELQVYGFRFGDFAYVTDAKIIPDEELEKLKGVKTLVLNALRKEEHRSHLNLSQALDVVDYLKPERAYFTHISHHMGFHDDVQSELPEGVFLSYDNLKIEV is encoded by the coding sequence ATGAAAAATAACGTTTTGAAGGTAACATTTTTAGGTACAGGGACTTCACAGGGAGTTCCCATTATAGGCAGTGATCATCCAGTGTGTTTAAGTAAAAACCCAAAAGACAAGCGCTTAAGGGTTTCAGTGCTTCTAGAGTGGGAAGACTTTTCTTATGTAATTGACTGTGGGCCAGACTTTAGGCAGCAAATGTTAGCCAATAATGTAAAAAAAATAGATGGTATTTTATTCACTCACGAACATAACGACCACGTTATTGGTCTTGATGATATTAGGCCATTTTATTTTAGGCAAGGTAATATTTCAATTTATTCTCATAAAAGAGTTCTAGAGAGTTTAAAACAAAGGTTTCAATATGTATTCGAAACTGAAAATAAATACCCTGGTGCACCAACTCTGGACACCACTATTATTGATGATTCGCCTTTTTTAATAGGGAACAAAGAAGTTATTCCTATGAATGTTTACCATCCAGAACTTCAAGTTTATGGCTTTAGATTTGGCGATTTCGCCTACGTAACAGATGCCAAGATCATTCCAGATGAAGAATTAGAAAAACTTAAAGGTGTGAAAACTCTAGTGTTGAATGCATTAAGAAAAGAGGAACACAGATCCCATTTGAATTTGAGTCAAGCTTTGGATGTGGTTGATTATTTAAAGCCTGAGAGAGCTTATTTCACTCATATAAGTCACCACATGGGATTTCACGATGACGTTCAAAGTGAATTACCAGAAGGTGTTTTTCTGTCCTACGATAACTTAAAAATTGAAGTGTAA
- a CDS encoding IS4-like element ISPto2 family transposase codes for MGLFRRNKNNNKPVIRQILDLVPHWLFRSCTNTYKTDKGVHKYRTYDQFVALTFGQLNKCQSLNDISAGIGVSEIFISDLGLTQSPARSTMSDGNKKRDWQVFESLYYRLLSHYKSVLKQHHNTHIIEEIKGKVVKLIDSSTISLCLAMFDWAEFRTAKGGIKLHTSWDYNLMIPDVVNITEAKVHDRYGLKQLIFPKDTIIVEDRAYFDFELMLNRIKAENVFVTRIKSNTLYETIEELELADDVDQHILKDEIIQLTSGRAIETGISKHKLRLVHVYKEDENKVIAIITNQLDWEYNTIAALYKKRWDIELFFKALKQNLQVKTFWGTSENAVKSQIYVALINYLLLELIKRTISKKAVAFSNLSEKVRFCLYHYLSLDYVCNEVREGVRKVTISPQKVLVLERDLFSG; via the coding sequence ATGGGACTCTTCAGGCGAAACAAAAATAACAATAAACCAGTCATTCGACAAATTTTAGATTTAGTACCCCATTGGTTATTTAGAAGTTGCACCAATACCTACAAAACAGATAAAGGTGTTCATAAGTATAGAACTTACGACCAGTTTGTTGCTTTAACTTTCGGACAGCTTAATAAGTGCCAGAGCCTCAATGATATATCAGCAGGAATTGGAGTTAGCGAGATTTTTATAAGCGACTTAGGTTTAACCCAAAGCCCTGCTCGTTCTACAATGAGCGATGGCAATAAAAAGCGTGACTGGCAGGTGTTTGAGAGCTTGTATTATCGTTTATTAAGTCACTATAAATCGGTGCTAAAACAGCATCATAACACCCATATTATAGAAGAGATTAAGGGCAAGGTAGTTAAACTAATAGATAGCTCAACGATTTCCTTGTGTCTGGCTATGTTTGATTGGGCAGAGTTTCGGACAGCTAAAGGAGGTATTAAATTGCACACTAGCTGGGATTATAATTTAATGATACCTGATGTAGTAAATATAACAGAAGCAAAGGTTCATGACAGATATGGATTAAAGCAACTGATTTTCCCTAAAGACACTATTATAGTTGAAGACAGAGCTTATTTCGATTTTGAATTAATGCTCAATAGAATAAAAGCAGAAAATGTATTTGTTACTAGAATTAAGTCCAACACTTTGTATGAAACGATAGAGGAGCTGGAGCTTGCTGATGATGTTGACCAACATATTCTTAAAGATGAAATAATACAACTTACATCAGGTAGGGCGATAGAAACGGGTATTTCAAAGCATAAACTAAGATTGGTACATGTTTATAAAGAAGATGAAAACAAAGTAATTGCCATTATTACCAACCAACTTGATTGGGAATACAATACCATTGCAGCATTATATAAGAAACGTTGGGATATTGAATTGTTTTTTAAAGCTTTAAAACAAAACCTACAAGTAAAAACCTTCTGGGGAACCAGTGAGAATGCAGTAAAATCGCAAATATATGTAGCGCTGATAAATTATCTACTTTTAGAGCTTATAAAGCGAACTATTTCCAAAAAAGCAGTTGCTTTTTCTAATTTGTCAGAAAAAGTGAGATTTTGCTTATATCACTACTTATCACTAGACTATGTGTGCAATGAAGTCAGAGAAGGTGTTCGTAAAGTGACAATTTCACCACAAAAAGTATTAGTGTTAGAGAGGGACTTATTTTCTGGGTAA
- a CDS encoding TrkH family potassium uptake protein, protein MGVLLVFNGGFMLIPAIYSWLSQESVAFSIAVSAIISIFIGLLAMFFTKNHDKDISQREGYLIVTLGWLFMVLSGMLPYALSGEIKGIENIFFETMSGYTTTGASIINDIEALPEGILLWRSLTHWIGGMGIIVLAVAILPLFGIGGMQLFSAESPGPSADKVKPKIADTAKRLWLIYFGYTLSETILLKVAGMTWFDACNHALSTLSTGGFSTKNANLAYWNDNPSIQYIVIFFMFLAGTNFVVSYYAFKGKMANVLHNEEFKWYFLFIIGATAITSLSIYYFSDPSLASIEYPMVFGEAESAIRHGLFQVLAIITTTGFVSADYTLWTPLLTVLFFGLFFLGGSAGSTSGGIKVIRHLIMIKNGFQEFRRILHPNAILPVRYKGSSVDQKIVYNILGFFILYSLSFIIGAAVFAGTGLDFETALGASASSLGNVGPAFGELSPVDNYVSLSVFGKFWSSFLMLLGRLELFTVLILFTPYFWKNT, encoded by the coding sequence ATGGGCGTGCTCCTTGTCTTCAATGGGGGCTTTATGCTTATACCCGCTATTTATAGCTGGCTTTCTCAAGAGTCTGTCGCATTTTCTATAGCGGTCTCAGCTATTATTTCAATATTTATTGGTCTATTAGCGATGTTTTTTACTAAAAATCACGACAAAGATATTTCCCAGAGAGAAGGATATTTAATTGTGACTTTAGGTTGGCTCTTTATGGTGTTAAGTGGAATGCTGCCCTACGCTTTGTCTGGAGAAATAAAGGGGATTGAAAATATCTTTTTTGAAACGATGTCGGGGTATACCACTACAGGAGCTTCAATTATAAACGATATTGAGGCATTACCAGAAGGTATTTTACTTTGGAGAAGCCTTACGCATTGGATAGGGGGTATGGGAATTATCGTTCTTGCTGTAGCTATATTACCTTTATTTGGAATAGGAGGGATGCAATTGTTTTCCGCAGAATCTCCTGGCCCTAGTGCCGACAAAGTCAAGCCTAAAATAGCAGATACAGCTAAGCGTTTATGGCTTATTTATTTTGGATATACTCTCTCAGAAACAATTCTGCTTAAAGTTGCGGGTATGACCTGGTTTGATGCGTGCAATCACGCCCTTAGTACTCTTTCTACTGGAGGATTTTCAACAAAAAATGCAAATTTAGCCTATTGGAATGATAATCCATCCATACAATACATCGTTATATTTTTTATGTTTTTGGCAGGCACCAATTTTGTTGTAAGCTATTATGCCTTTAAAGGTAAAATGGCTAACGTTCTTCATAATGAAGAGTTTAAATGGTATTTCCTATTTATTATTGGGGCTACTGCAATTACTTCATTATCGATCTATTATTTTTCAGATCCATCTCTTGCGAGCATAGAATATCCTATGGTATTTGGTGAGGCTGAAAGTGCTATACGTCATGGTCTATTTCAAGTTCTCGCTATAATAACAACAACAGGATTCGTCTCTGCAGATTATACCTTATGGACACCTTTACTTACTGTTTTATTCTTTGGGTTGTTTTTTCTCGGAGGGTCTGCAGGATCAACTTCGGGTGGAATAAAAGTGATAAGACATCTTATTATGATCAAAAATGGATTTCAAGAGTTTAGAAGAATACTTCACCCTAACGCTATCCTTCCAGTGAGATATAAAGGGTCCTCTGTGGACCAAAAAATCGTTTATAATATTTTGGGATTTTTTATATTATACTCTCTTTCTTTCATTATAGGTGCTGCAGTTTTTGCAGGAACTGGACTAGATTTTGAAACTGCTTTAGGAGCCTCTGCATCCTCTCTAGGAAATGTTGGGCCAGCCTTTGGAGAGCTCAGTCCTGTAGATAATTATGTTTCACTTTCTGTATTTGGTAAATTTTGGAGCTCCTTTTTAATGCTGTTAGGCAGATTAGAATTATTTACAGTATTGATTTTGTTTACACCCTACTTTTGGAAAAACACTTAA
- the trkA gene encoding Trk system potassium transporter TrkA: MKIIIAGAGEVGFHLAKLFSYESHAITLLDIDEDRLEYANKHLDIKTILGDATLPSSLKEADVVHSDMVIAVTSNQSINISVCVFAKQMGAGRTVARVSNQELLESHQLGSEKVIDMKALGIDEMISPESLAAKEVEMLLNQSAFTDTFKFDDGALTMIGLTLRSKAPFIGNTVQEAADIFPGLHFVPIALQRYGTQLTVMPRGDTIFKRGDRVYFITDSEGVEELYKLTGAEKRSIKKVMILGGSNIGKTLAEKLCKEKFAVKIIEKDLKKATHLANILPDALIINADGRNVEILKEENISKMDAFIAVTEDSETNIITCLVANSKGVRKTIALVENVDYFQLSHSIGIHSLVNKKLLAANSIFRYLRKGDVIAMTKLNNMNAELLEFVVKANSKVTNSKIVDINFPRTAVVGGVIRDGKGIIALGDFKIREGDRIVVCTLPKSIKSVENLFC; this comes from the coding sequence ATGAAAATAATTATTGCTGGTGCTGGAGAAGTTGGTTTTCATCTTGCCAAACTTTTCTCTTACGAATCTCACGCTATTACCCTTTTAGACATTGATGAAGATAGATTAGAGTACGCCAACAAACATTTAGATATTAAAACGATTTTAGGCGATGCTACCCTTCCAAGTTCATTGAAAGAGGCAGATGTTGTTCATTCAGATATGGTTATTGCTGTTACCTCTAACCAGTCTATCAATATATCCGTTTGTGTCTTTGCTAAACAGATGGGAGCTGGTAGAACTGTCGCTAGAGTTTCTAACCAAGAGCTCTTGGAATCTCATCAATTGGGAAGTGAAAAAGTTATAGACATGAAAGCTTTAGGGATTGATGAAATGATTTCCCCTGAATCTCTAGCAGCTAAGGAAGTGGAAATGCTATTAAACCAATCTGCCTTTACAGATACTTTTAAATTTGATGACGGCGCCCTTACTATGATTGGGCTTACCTTAAGGTCTAAAGCACCGTTTATAGGTAACACAGTACAAGAAGCAGCTGATATTTTCCCAGGTTTACACTTTGTACCGATAGCCTTACAACGCTATGGAACTCAACTTACCGTCATGCCTAGGGGAGACACTATTTTTAAAAGAGGGGATAGAGTTTATTTTATTACAGATTCTGAAGGAGTTGAAGAGTTGTATAAACTTACTGGAGCAGAAAAGCGATCTATAAAAAAAGTAATGATTTTGGGTGGTAGTAATATTGGTAAAACACTTGCCGAAAAACTTTGCAAGGAGAAATTTGCAGTCAAAATTATAGAGAAAGATCTCAAGAAGGCGACTCACCTAGCCAATATTTTACCAGATGCTTTAATCATTAATGCCGATGGTAGAAATGTTGAAATCTTAAAAGAGGAAAACATCAGTAAAATGGATGCCTTTATCGCTGTGACTGAGGATTCCGAAACAAATATTATCACTTGCCTTGTGGCCAATTCTAAAGGCGTAAGAAAAACCATAGCATTGGTTGAAAACGTGGATTATTTTCAATTGAGCCATTCCATAGGGATTCACTCATTGGTTAATAAAAAACTATTAGCTGCCAATAGTATATTCAGATATTTACGAAAAGGAGATGTCATTGCTATGACAAAACTCAACAATATGAATGCTGAATTACTTGAGTTTGTGGTAAAAGCAAATTCTAAAGTGACAAACAGTAAAATCGTTGATATCAACTTTCCTCGGACAGCTGTTGTTGGCGGTGTAATAAGAGATGGCAAAGGAATAATTGCTCTTGGTGATTTTAAAATTAGAGAAGGAGATAGGATTGTCGTTTGTACGCTCCCTAAGTCCATAAAAAGTGTAGAGAATTTATTCTGTTAA
- the ubiE gene encoding bifunctional demethylmenaquinone methyltransferase/2-methoxy-6-polyprenyl-1,4-benzoquinol methylase UbiE — translation MSKDVKPYKDSEVEKKKQVEQMFDNISGNYDGLNRVITFGIDLKWRKKVIEMVKKTNPKYILDVATGTGDLAIAMADSDAEKIVGLDISAGMLQVGKDKIQKKKLNKRIEMVQADSENLPYPDHTFDAITVAFGVRNFENLDKGLSEIYRVLSPGGIFVILETSVPTKFPFKQGYKVYSNYILPNIGKLFSKDKSAYQYLSESASVFPFGEKFNNILRKVGFTDVENLPQTFGVSTIYSATKK, via the coding sequence ATGAGTAAGGACGTTAAGCCCTACAAAGATTCTGAAGTAGAAAAGAAAAAACAAGTCGAACAGATGTTTGATAATATTTCAGGAAATTACGACGGTTTAAACCGTGTCATTACTTTCGGTATAGACCTTAAATGGAGAAAAAAAGTAATAGAGATGGTAAAAAAAACCAATCCTAAATATATTTTGGATGTCGCCACTGGTACTGGAGATTTAGCTATTGCTATGGCAGATTCTGATGCCGAAAAAATTGTTGGGCTGGATATTTCTGCTGGGATGCTTCAAGTTGGGAAAGATAAAATTCAGAAAAAAAAGTTAAACAAACGCATTGAAATGGTTCAAGCTGATTCTGAAAATTTACCCTACCCAGATCACACTTTCGATGCTATTACAGTTGCTTTTGGTGTTCGTAATTTTGAAAATTTAGATAAAGGCTTATCAGAAATTTATCGAGTCCTTTCTCCTGGAGGAATCTTTGTTATCCTAGAAACATCAGTCCCCACCAAATTTCCTTTTAAACAAGGCTATAAAGTTTACTCTAACTATATATTACCTAACATTGGAAAACTTTTTTCTAAAGACAAAAGTGCTTATCAATATTTAAGTGAAAGTGCCTCTGTTTTTCCTTTTGGAGAAAAGTTCAACAATATTTTAAGGAAAGTTGGGTTTACAGATGTAGAAAACCTTCCACAAACATTTGGAGTTTCTACAATTTATTCTGCAACTAAAAAGTGA
- a CDS encoding porin family protein, protein MRLIFLLVFLLNFNYVNAQLFSEEKVLNKENLDKKRWSWGYFLGFNMYDFQIKYKDQGEEIKVEKNPSFSVGLIGNFRLNDYVDLRLEPGVVFASRNLNFNFTDFGNQADSFREVQSSYIHIPLLLKFSTKRINNFKPFVIGGASISHNLSSNEDNPQDNSAGQFRLKTQNYYYEVGFGIDFYFDYFKFTPSIRGVFGMNDELVRDENPSSPWTANIESLKTRGIFINFTFQ, encoded by the coding sequence ATGAGGCTTATTTTTCTACTGGTTTTTTTATTGAATTTTAACTATGTAAATGCTCAACTTTTCAGTGAGGAAAAGGTTCTTAATAAAGAAAATTTGGATAAAAAAAGATGGTCTTGGGGCTATTTCCTTGGATTTAATATGTACGATTTCCAAATTAAATATAAAGACCAAGGAGAAGAGATAAAAGTTGAAAAAAATCCTAGTTTTAGTGTTGGATTAATCGGAAACTTTAGGCTAAATGATTATGTAGATTTAAGACTGGAGCCAGGTGTTGTATTTGCCAGTAGAAATTTGAATTTTAATTTTACTGATTTCGGAAATCAAGCTGATAGTTTTAGGGAGGTACAATCTTCTTACATCCACATCCCTTTGCTTTTGAAATTTTCGACCAAGCGTATCAATAACTTTAAACCTTTTGTCATTGGAGGTGCTTCTATATCTCATAATTTATCCAGTAATGAAGACAATCCACAGGATAACTCTGCTGGACAATTCCGTCTAAAAACTCAAAATTATTATTATGAAGTAGGCTTTGGAATAGATTTTTATTTTGACTATTTCAAATTCACCCCATCAATTAGAGGTGTTTTTGGGATGAACGATGAGCTAGTTAGAGACGAAAATCCAAGTAGTCCATGGACCGCTAATATTGAATCTTTAAAAACCAGAGGGATTTTTATCAACTTTACGTTTCAATAA
- a CDS encoding TrmH family RNA methyltransferase: MLSKNQIKLIKSLNKKKHRLENGLFVAEGVKVIKEFLKSPFRLNALYSIADIFHIEEGESHIISEKDLQQISNLKTAQTALAVFEIPKSSVPDEKVELTLALDSIRDPGNLGTIIRMCDWFGVKQLICSLDTVDCFNPKVVQATMGSLTRVNVIFTDLESYLLSTSNFKYGAFMDGENIYETSLKTKNAIIVLGNEANGISSEINSQLDAKISIPRHGVIKSAESLNVAMAGAIMLSEFKRR; this comes from the coding sequence ATGCTTAGTAAAAATCAAATTAAACTCATAAAAAGTTTAAATAAAAAAAAGCACCGATTGGAGAACGGTCTTTTTGTAGCTGAAGGTGTAAAAGTAATCAAAGAATTTCTAAAAAGTCCATTCAGGCTTAATGCATTATATTCAATAGCAGATATTTTTCATATTGAAGAAGGTGAAAGTCATATTATTTCAGAAAAAGATCTACAGCAAATTTCAAATCTTAAAACAGCTCAAACTGCATTGGCAGTTTTTGAGATTCCTAAATCTTCTGTTCCCGATGAAAAAGTGGAGCTGACTCTTGCCTTAGATAGCATAAGGGATCCTGGGAATTTAGGAACTATAATTAGAATGTGCGATTGGTTTGGAGTAAAGCAGTTGATTTGCTCTTTGGATACAGTAGATTGTTTTAACCCTAAAGTAGTCCAGGCTACCATGGGATCTCTAACAAGGGTAAATGTTATTTTTACAGACCTGGAGTCTTACTTATTAAGTACGTCCAATTTTAAATATGGAGCTTTTATGGATGGTGAAAATATTTATGAAACTTCATTAAAAACTAAAAACGCCATTATAGTTTTAGGAAATGAAGCTAACGGTATTAGTTCAGAAATTAACTCCCAACTGGATGCTAAGATATCTATACCTAGACATGGTGTTATAAAAAGTGCGGAAAGTCTAAATGTAGCTATGGCTGGGGCCATTATGCTTAGTGAATTCAAACGTAGATAA